A genomic stretch from Candidatus Schekmanbacteria bacterium includes:
- a CDS encoding sugar phosphate isomerase/epimerase, translated as MKICFSTHFYVSEPLIESHIREIASLGYRDIELWCMKPHFDISDKGNVKKVFGEIAAGGLRINSYHVPIFTYHFNADANMPVREWLYLTDTREEKRIEAVRMLKETMRTMTATGAGIAVLHADLREGENRESELDGLRKSLTELIPEAEANKTTLALENTQRTVLVKDIVNLVNEFSSPFLRLCIDFGHANLYEKPVESIKIAGDYLINTHVSDNFGDKDIHMHPGTGNISWKEIADTLNETGYRGALTLEVKRSNGLDGIAYEDIRKMFSLSE; from the coding sequence TTGAAAATATGCTTCTCCACACATTTTTATGTATCAGAGCCTTTGATTGAGTCGCATATCAGAGAGATAGCTTCTTTAGGCTACAGGGACATCGAACTCTGGTGCATGAAACCGCATTTCGATATCTCTGATAAGGGGAATGTAAAAAAAGTTTTCGGGGAGATAGCTGCCGGAGGATTGAGAATCAATTCTTATCACGTGCCTATATTTACTTATCATTTTAATGCTGATGCCAATATGCCGGTTCGAGAATGGTTGTATCTTACGGATACCAGAGAGGAAAAAAGAATTGAGGCAGTAAGAATGTTAAAGGAAACCATGCGGACAATGACTGCCACAGGAGCAGGGATTGCTGTTCTTCATGCTGATCTGCGCGAAGGCGAAAACAGGGAATCAGAATTGGATGGGTTGCGGAAAAGTCTTACGGAACTTATTCCAGAGGCAGAAGCAAACAAGACTACTTTAGCTCTTGAAAACACCCAGAGGACGGTACTTGTAAAAGATATCGTTAATCTGGTTAATGAGTTTTCCTCTCCATTTTTAAGGCTGTGCATTGATTTCGGACATGCCAACCTTTATGAGAAACCTGTTGAAAGCATCAAGATAGCAGGGGATTACCTTATTAACACTCATGTGTCCGATAATTTTGGAGACAAGGATATACACATGCATCCGGGGACAGGAAACATAAGTTGGAAAGAAATCGCAGACACACTGAATGAGACTGGCTACAGGGGAGCTCTTACACTGGAAGTGAAGCGCTCAAACGGTCTTGATGGCATAGCATACGAAGATATCAGAAAAATGTTCTCACTTTCTGAATGA